The Lates calcarifer isolate ASB-BC8 unplaced genomic scaffold, TLL_Latcal_v3 _unitig_527_quiver_1638, whole genome shotgun sequence genome window below encodes:
- the LOC108874258 gene encoding LOW QUALITY PROTEIN: protein TANC2 (The sequence of the model RefSeq protein was modified relative to this genomic sequence to represent the inferred CDS: inserted 2 bases in 1 codon): MTRLGFLLGDKINTGEPGSPYHVQHDEQRISPSSSLASSSTSPSSTLQPPAGGEGNNNKHASSNHASVTSPTSTLESRDSGIIATLTSYSAESAAEQSSSTKYPGDGYHGSSLNLWQQGGRPVVASTSSSCMVATGNAKDSFLYRVDDNMAVSTYSLNKLHPDRGPGVAHSSGSTHSIPLYLMPRPNSVAATSSAHLEDLAYLDEQQRHIPSRTSLRMPRQNSGSCSQQDHRVCFTPSLNLKPLHFEVPGLSSDWLFTGREWLFQEVDACLRRDDPSTSRGVVIVGNMGFGKTAIIARLVALSCHGSRMWPTPPGSQTIPKHVAPVSFSNDSLERGDGGGGGGSCPGTPEMRRRQEEVLRKLAAQVVSYHFCQADNCHTCMVPEFVHNMAAMLSDAPQLLAYRELLHQSPQLQSMLSLRSCIQDPSSALQRGILDPLDALYRERKLHVEGAGLIILIDGLNEAEFHRPDYGDTLTSFLSKNVLKFPSWLKVITTVRTSQQDSTCSLPFHHISLDKMEENSAIDQDLQGYLMQRIHNSVEIQSNVSLSNGRLDNTALTKLVSHLKSLSRGSYLYLKLTLDLIERGYLVLKSSSFKVVPVSLAEVYLLQLNMRFPTQSSFQRVLPLLNITVASLHPLTDQQLFEVVNSGALTGGTLRWAEFVQRLEQLSSFLLRRSDGSWMLNHATFREWLVWREEGQDNRFLCDPRSGHTLLAFWLCRQGGKLNRQQTLELGHHILKAHIYKGLSKKLGVSSSVLQGLWLSYSTENLSPALSSLRNLYTPNIKVSRLLIMGGADVDYRSDVLNNAPLLCVHSHLGHNDAVVLLLDHGAQVDAQSHDGMTALGFAAAAGHLDIVIMLSQHGAKVGHVDSAGQCVLVHAAQRGHLKVLHFLLKNTDWSCTSCCSQRGVNKSQAVQQALIAAASMGHTEIVSYLLDLPEEDEEEEERPEINTFDSLWGETALTAAAGSGRLPVCRLLLDQGAAVEQGNRRGVAPLFSAVRRGHWQVVELLLNHGVEVNMVDQQGRTALMTAASEGHMPTAQLLLDHGASLDQTDREGLTALSWACLKGQLPLVKELVKRGASTSHADRSGRTPLDLAAFRGDPEVVQYLVDHGASVEHVDCSGMRPLDRAVGCRNTAAVIALLKKGAKIGPATWAMATSKPDILMVLLSKVIQEGDKLYKQGNVREAAHSYQSALQKFPGDELKTFRQLRVCVLLNLSRCRRKMNDFGLAEEFATKALELKAKSYEAFYARARAKRSRRQFHAALEDLIEASRLCPSNREIQRLLSRVKEECRQVAQQQDSPAHSSHHVHQQNVSISEARCRDLVSLQVQDREGLTEEEEEEKEERRCYTEGDPPPHSSSFHPLPAVQSLDTHCHPGVPSSLFSTHVYHSVHSPSSSSPCHSAPPPPPSSSYHHFSPPPSPIEHQKLASPASESIPAMSGTGGLHHYPQSIPALHHSDQKQGVQQHHYLSDQRSFQKQNPVQGQWLQSAKAQVVRTSQPSSSSHSSMVLGSSAYSQFANLPQELVELGEGICSSPLDFRPSLQVQAGLNSGASYPLDDVDVDLVESRPASAHGRGAEGERAGKNRFAQARQFSRNQSKAAYYPMEVTEATMGPRDSPPSLHDYQYHHQGGLRHPLSAHPISSSASSPRPLMQSVSVRFSTSSGSLASGQPANHDSGFRTSASTQHMDLPSDLASVAGVTGYHDDLFLISSPQSEICMLGGGTYPGEVGRSSRGTPFMGVIDKTVRVHQQYPQQAPSSSSSCLSPSRSWAVSSVDMVVTSPSKTPHQSRRLQSTTAIXSIAYHNRSNNNAHNGHLLHDNQLDYYEVLPGSDLQGEGSLQVGSHNTSYLDVKLARTLPVIHSCSDRLTERKTGPTSPVKPKRPFVESNV, from the exons AGGATCTCCCCCTCCTCCAGTCTGGCAAGTAGCAGCACCTCCCCTAGTTCCACACTGCAGCCtcctgctggaggagagggcaacaacaacaagcatGCCTCCTCCAACCACGCCTCTGTCAcctcccccacctccacacTAGAAAGCAGAGACAGCGGCATCATAG CCACATTGACAAGCTATTCTGCAGAGtcggcagcagagcagagcagcagcaccaaATACCCCGGTGATGGTTACCATGGGAGCAGCCTCAACCTCTGGCAGCAGGGGGGGCGGCCGGTGGtggcctccacctcctcttcctgtaTGGTGGCAACGGGAAATGCTAAGGACAGCTTTCTGTACAGGGTGGATGATAACATGGCCGTGTCCACGTACAGCCTCAACAAACTCCACCCAGACCGAGGCCCTGGTGTCGCCCACTCCTCAGGCTCCACCCACTCCATACCTCTATACCTCATGCCTCGCCCTAACTCAGTTGCGG ccACTAGTTCTGCCCACCTTGAAGATCTAGCCTATCTggatgagcagcagagacacattCCCTCAAGGACATCCCTCAGAATGCCCAGACAGAATTCTGGGAGTTGTAGTCAACAGGACcacagag TTtgtttcactccctctctcaaCCTGAAGCCCCTCCACTTTGAGGTTCCCGGTctctcttctgattggctgttcaCCGGTAGGGAGTGGCTCTTTCAGGAAGTGGATGCCTGTCTCCGCAGAGATGACCCATCAACCAGTCGGGGGGTGGTGATTGTCGGCAACATGGGCTTTGGCAAAACAGCCATCATAGCCCGTCTGGTGGcgctcagttgtcatggaagcCGAATGTGGCCAACCCCACCAGGCAGCCAGACCATCCCTAAGC ATGTAGCACCTGTTTCTTTCTCCAACGATTCCCTGGAAagaggggatggaggaggaggaggaggaagctgtCCAGGAACTccagagatgaggaggagacaggaggaggtgcTGAGGAAGCTCGCAGCACAG GTAGTTTCTTATCATTTCTGTCAGGCTGATAACTGTCACACCTGTATGGTTCCCGAGTTCGTCCACAATATGGCCGCGATGCTAAGTGATGCCCCTCAGCTGTTAGCCTATCGGGAGCTGCTTCATCAGTCACCACAGCTACAGAGCATGCTAAGTCTGCGCTCCTGCATCCAGGATCCAAGCTCTGCCCTCCAGAGAGGAATACTGGACCCACTGGACGCTCTCTACAGAG AGAGGAAGTTGCATGTGGAAGGGGCGGGACTTATTATACTGATTGACGGGTTAAACGAGGCAGAATTCCATCGGCCGGATTATGGCGACACGCTGACCTCTTTCCTGTCCAAAAATGTCCTGAAATTTCCTTCGTGGTTGAAGGTCATTACCACTGTCAGGACCAGTCAGCAG GACAGCACTTGTTCTCTACCTTTTCACCACATCTCTCTAGACAAGATGGAGGAGAACAGTGCCATAGACCAGGACCTGCAG ggtTACCTGATGCAGCGCATCCACAACAGTGTTGAGATCCAAAGCAATGTGTCACTGAGCAATGGTCGCCTTGACAACACAGCACTTACCAAATTGGTCAGCCACCTGAAGAGCCTGAGCAGAGGCTCATATCTCTACCTGAAACTGACCCTAGACCTGATAGAGAGAGGATACCTGGTCCTAAAGAGCTCCAGCTTCAAG GTGGTTCCTGTGAGTCTAGCAGAGGtctacctgctgcagctcaacaTGCGTTTTCCCACCCAATCGTCTTTTCAGAGAGTTCTGCCACTGCTCAACATCACTGTGGCATCACTGCACCCACTGACAGACCAGCAG CTGTTTGAGGTGGTGAATTCGGGCGCTTTGACTGGAGGAACACTTCGGTGGGCTGAGTTTGTGCAGCGGCTGGAGCAGCTCTCGTCTTTTCTGCTGAGGCGAAGCGACGGCAGCTGGATGCTAAACCATGCCACCTTCAGAGAGTGGCTAGTTTGGAGAGAGGAGGGCCAGGACAACAGGTTCCTCTGTGACCCCAG gagtGGTCACACTCTGCTGGCCTTCTGGCTCTGCAGACAGGGGGGGAAGCTAAATCGACAGCAGACACTGGAGCTGGGACATCACATCCTGAAGGCTCACATCTATAAG GGTCTGAGTAAGAAGCTTGGGGTTTCCTCCTCAGTTCTGCAGGGGCTGTGGCTATCCTACAGCACAGAGAACCTCAgccctgctctctcttctctacGCAACCTCTACACCCCTAACATCAAG GTGAGCAGGTTGCTGATAATGGGTGGGGCTGATGTGGATTACCGTAGTGATGTCCTCAACAATGCCcccctgctgtgtgtgcactCCCACCTGGGCCACAATGATGCCGTGGTGCTGCTACTTGACCACGGAGCtcag GTGGACGCTCAGTCACATGATGGCATGACTGCACTGGGattcgctgctgctgctggacatcTGGACATCGTCATCATGCTAAGTCAACACGGAGCTAAG GTGGGTCATGTGGACAGTGCAGGTCAGTGCGTGTTAGTGCACGCGGCTCAGCGAGGCCACCTTAAGGTGCTGCACTTCCTGttgaaaaacacagactggaGCTGCACTTCTTGCTGTAGCCAGAGGGGGGTGAACAAGAGCCAGGCGGTGCAGCAAGCTCTGATTGCAGCAGCTAGCATGGGCCACACAGAg ATTGTATCATACTTACTGGATCTAccagaggaagatgaggaagaagaagagagaccaGAGATCAACACATTTGACAGTCTCTGGGGAGAGACAG ctctaacagcagcagcaggaagcggTAGGCTGCCTGTATGCAGGCTGTTGTTGGATCAGGGGGCTGCTGTTGAGCAAGGCAACAGGCGGGGTGTGGCTCCACTCTTCAGTGCTGTGAGACGGGGTCACTGGCAG gtGGTGGAGTTGTTACTGAATCACGGGGTGGAGGTGAACATGGTTGACCAGCAGGGTCGAACAGCTCTAATGACGGCAGCCTCAGAGGGACATATGCCCACCgcccagctgctgctggatcaCG GAGCCTCTCTGGACCAGACCGACAGGGAGGGGTTAACAGCGCTGAGCTGGGCATGTCTAAAAGGACAGCTCCCATTGGTCAAAGAACTGGTTAAGAGAGGTGCATCCACATCTCATGCTGACCGCAGTGGGAGGACACCCCTGGATCTGGCTGCCTTTCGTGGTGACCCAGAAGTG GTGCAATACCTGGTCGATCACGGCGCGTCGGTGGAGCACGTGGATTGTAGTGGGATGCGTCCTCTGGACCGAGCGGTCGGCTGCAGAAATACTGCAGCAGTCATCGCTCTGCTCAAAAAGGGAGCCAAGATAG gACCAGCGACCTGGGCCATGGCAACCTCTAAACCAGACATCTTAATGGTTCTGCTCAGTAAAGTGATCCAAGAGGGTGACAAACTATacaag CAAGGTAATGTGAGGGAAGCTGCTCACTCCTATCAGTCAGCACTTCAGAAATTTCCAGGAGATGAGTTGAAAACGTTCAGAcagctgagagtgtgtgtgctgctcaACCTGTCACGCTGCCGCCGCAAGATGAAC gATTTTGGCCTTGCAGAGGAGTTTGCTACCAAAGCACTAGAGCTAAAAGCAAAATCATATGAGGCCTTTTATGCCAGAGCCCGGGCCAAACGTAGCCGCAG ACAATTCCATGCAGCCCTGGAAGACCTAATCGAGGCCAGCCGCCTGTGTCCATCCAACCGGGAGATCCAGCGTTTGCTGTCCCGGGTCAAGGAAGAGTGTCGGCAGGTTGCGCAACAACAAGACTCCCCGGCTCATTCATCACACCATGTTCATCAACAGAATGTGTCCATCAGCGAGGCCAGGTGCAGAGATTTAGTTAGTCTGCAGGTGCAGGACAGGGAGGGGcttacagaggaggaggaagaagagaaggaagagaggaggtgtTACACGGAAGGAGATCCTCctccacactcctcctcctttcacccTCTACCTGCGGTTCAAAGTCTTGACACACACTGTCACCCTGGGGTGCCGTCCTCCCTTTTCTCCACTCACGTGTATCATTCTGTCCattccccctcttcctcctcaccctgtcactctgctcctccacctcctccttcctcttcctatCACCATTTcagccctcctccctccccaaTAGAACATCAGAAGCTAGCCAGTCCAGCGTCAGAAAGTATCCCTGCAATGTCAGGAACTGGAGGTCTACACCACTACCCACAGTCCATCCCAGCCCTTCACCACTCAGACCAAAAACAGGGAGTGCAGCAGCACCACTATCTGTCTGATCAGAGATCCTTCCAGAAGCAGAACCCTGTCCAAGGCCAGTGGCTCCAATCAGCCAAAGCCCAGGTTGTCAGAACCAGTCAGCCCAGTTCCTCATCTCACTCGAGCATGGTTTTGGGAAGTTCTGCTTACTCACAGTTTGCCAATCTGCCCCAAGAACTAGTCGAACTTGGGGAAGGAATTTGCTCTAGTCCCCTAGATTTCAGGCCTAGTCTGCAGGTCCAGGCTGGTCTGAATTCCGGAGCTTCATATCCACtagatgatgttgatgttgactTGGTCGAGTCAAGACCTGCATCTGCCCATGGGAGAGGAGCAGAAGGGGAAAGGGCAGGGAAAAACCGATTTGCCCAGGCCCGCCAGTTCAGCCGCAACCAATCCAAAGCAGCTTACTACCCCATGGAAGTTACAGAGGCTACAATGGGACCCCGTGATAGCCCTCCATCATTGCATGATTATCAATATCACCACCAGGGCGGGCTACGACACCCGCTGAGTGCCCACCcaatctcctcctctgcctcctccccgAGGCCTCTCATGCAGAGTGTCAGTGTCCGTTTCTCCACCAGCAGCGGCAGCCTCGCCAGTGGGCAGCCTGCTAATCATGACTCTGGCTTCAGGACCTCAGCCTCCACCCAGCACATGGATTTACCTTCAGATCTGGCCTCTGTGGCAGGGGTTACTGGTTACCATGATGATCTCTTTCTGATCTCCTCTCCCCAGTCAGAAATATGCATGTTAGGAGGTGGGACTTATCCTGGAGAGGTGGGCCGATCATCTAGGGGCACTCCTTTTATGGGAGTTATTGACAAGACAGTGAGGGTGCACCAGCAGTATCCTCAACAAGCCCCTTCCAGTTCCTCATCCTGTCTCAGCCCCTCTCGCTCCTGGGCTGTGTCCTCAGTGGACATGGTGGTCACCTCGCCTAGCAAAACCCCCCACCAATCAAGGAGGCTTCAGTCAACCACAGCCAT CTCTATTGCCTACCACAACCGTAGCAACAACAATGCCCACAACGGTCACCTGCTCCATGATAACCAACTCGACTACTATGAGGTGCTGCCGGGCAGCGATCTTCAGGGTGAAGGCTCACTGCAGGTTGGCAGTCACAATACCTCCTACCTGGACGTGAAGCTGGCCCGAACACTGCCAGTGATTCATAGCTgctcagacagactgactgagagaaagacaggaccTACCTCTCCTGTCAAACCAAAAAGACCCTTTGTCGAGTCCAATGTATAG